From a region of the Methylomonas rapida genome:
- a CDS encoding Card1-like endonuclease domain-containing protein, which translates to MKLTAHLILVSAQPIPNITPMLDEAIKPQKVLMLVSPDMRERAKALENIFKPRGISVEQYAIEDPWDAERISDTALDILSQYPAGDIALNATGGTKLMSIAAYEAFRSENAPIYYVHPEHDRLLWLSPKRAPHELADRLKLKDYLMAYGADQVDIPDLGQSVPAPIQALTQNLLAGIDRYADELGALNYLALQADNPQLSTQIEHGPQAKPMLWELLELFEQAGLCRIDGRRLSFPDQQARFVANGGWLEMHTYKICTQLKKDCRIQDVACNITIQRHPAGKTPVKNEIDVGLIRDNRLHLIECKTKRFEKDADVLYKLDSLRDLIGGLQGRAMLVSFNSLDKVSRARAKELNIALCSKTDLRNLQQHLHAWLTAGR; encoded by the coding sequence ATGAAACTCACCGCCCACTTAATCCTGGTCTCCGCCCAGCCCATCCCCAACATCACCCCCATGCTGGACGAAGCCATCAAGCCGCAAAAAGTGCTCATGCTGGTCAGCCCGGACATGCGCGAACGTGCCAAAGCCTTGGAAAATATCTTCAAGCCGCGTGGCATTAGCGTCGAGCAATACGCTATCGAAGACCCCTGGGATGCAGAGCGCATCAGCGATACGGCGCTCGATATTCTGAGCCAATATCCCGCCGGGGACATCGCGCTCAACGCCACCGGCGGCACCAAACTGATGAGCATCGCCGCCTACGAAGCCTTTCGCAGCGAAAATGCGCCGATTTACTATGTGCATCCGGAACATGACCGCCTGCTGTGGCTGTCGCCCAAGCGAGCGCCGCACGAGCTGGCCGACCGCCTGAAGCTCAAGGATTACCTGATGGCCTACGGCGCCGATCAGGTAGACATTCCGGACCTCGGCCAAAGCGTGCCGGCGCCGATCCAGGCATTGACCCAAAACCTGCTGGCCGGTATCGACCGCTATGCCGATGAACTGGGCGCGCTGAATTATTTGGCCTTACAAGCCGACAACCCGCAACTCAGCACCCAAATCGAACACGGCCCGCAAGCCAAACCCATGCTGTGGGAACTGCTGGAATTATTTGAACAGGCCGGCCTTTGCCGCATCGATGGCCGCCGGCTGAGTTTTCCCGACCAACAAGCCCGCTTCGTGGCCAACGGTGGCTGGCTGGAAATGCATACCTACAAAATCTGCACCCAGTTGAAAAAAGACTGCCGCATCCAGGACGTGGCCTGCAACATCACGATACAACGCCATCCGGCTGGCAAAACCCCTGTCAAAAACGAAATTGACGTTGGGCTGATTCGGGACAATCGCTTGCATTTGATCGAATGCAAAACCAAACGTTTTGAAAAAGACGCCGACGTGCTGTATAAGCTGGACAGCCTGCGCGACTTGATAGGCGGCCTGCAAGGCCGAGCCATGCTGGTCAGCTTTAACAGCCTAGACAAAGTCAGCCGGGCCCGCGCCAAGGAATTGAACATTGCCTTGTGCAGCAAAACCGACCTGAGAAATTTGCAACAGCACCTGCATGCATGGCTGACCGCCGGGAGATAA
- a CDS encoding Txe/YoeB family addiction module toxin, with protein MILAWATNAWDDYLYWQATDKKVLKRINTLIEDIKRQPFTGIGDPELLKHNWSGYWSRRIDREHRLVYKADATTITIVQCRYHY; from the coding sequence ATGATTTTGGCTTGGGCGACAAATGCTTGGGACGATTACTTGTACTGGCAGGCCACCGATAAAAAGGTGCTGAAACGTATCAATACCTTGATCGAAGACATCAAACGCCAGCCATTCACCGGCATTGGCGATCCGGAGCTATTAAAGCACAACTGGTCCGGATACTGGTCCAGGCGCATCGACCGTGAACATCGGTTGGTTTACAAGGCGGATGCCACCACGATTACCATCGTGCAATGTCGCTATCACTACTAA
- the csm4 gene encoding type III-A CRISPR-associated RAMP protein Csm4, with product MQCYRLTFTAPFHVDSRGNAFYEESSSFIHSDTLSAAILATWALIWPEQIAQQAQNPPFRLSSAFPFYRDCYFLPRVLSSQAIRLPPDKQKQAKKLKKIQWLDSKLWHSSLSNPKWADAIDLKTGVCQSVLASQSTTLPEKLWLEEERPRLAIDRNSNQAAERQIFNFSRIWFDKNGGLYFLAVFDDETSRQQFETALSVLGDSGIGADRTSGNGCFTWSKGQMPQLQLAEQGQAVALSLVNPDPGDCQTGWLDGAAYKLVSRGGWIGGSGKRKQRLRMFAEGSVFAKPLQGRMVDVSVDQLPQKVYRDGRGFFVKAS from the coding sequence ATGCAGTGCTATCGGCTCACCTTCACCGCGCCGTTCCATGTCGATAGTCGCGGTAATGCCTTTTACGAGGAAAGCAGCAGCTTCATCCATTCCGATACCCTGAGCGCGGCGATTTTGGCGACCTGGGCATTGATTTGGCCGGAGCAAATTGCTCAACAAGCGCAAAATCCGCCGTTTCGCCTCAGTTCGGCGTTTCCGTTTTACCGGGATTGTTACTTTCTGCCGCGCGTGCTCAGCAGTCAAGCCATCCGCTTGCCACCAGATAAACAAAAGCAAGCCAAAAAGCTGAAAAAAATCCAGTGGCTAGACAGCAAGCTCTGGCATTCGTCCTTGAGTAATCCCAAATGGGCGGACGCCATCGATCTGAAAACAGGCGTATGCCAAAGCGTTTTAGCCAGCCAGTCAACCACATTACCAGAAAAGCTCTGGCTGGAAGAGGAACGCCCGCGCTTGGCGATAGACCGCAACAGCAATCAAGCCGCCGAACGCCAAATCTTCAATTTCAGCCGCATCTGGTTCGATAAAAACGGTGGCTTGTACTTTCTGGCGGTATTTGACGATGAGACGAGTCGGCAACAATTTGAGACCGCGCTTTCGGTACTCGGCGACAGCGGCATCGGCGCGGATCGCACCAGCGGCAATGGTTGTTTTACCTGGAGTAAAGGGCAAATGCCGCAATTGCAACTGGCCGAACAAGGCCAAGCGGTAGCGTTATCGTTGGTCAATCCCGATCCTGGCGATTGCCAAACCGGTTGGCTGGACGGCGCGGCTTACAAGTTGGTGTCGCGTGGCGGCTGGATAGGCGGCAGCGGCAAGCGTAAACAGCGCTTGCGCATGTTTGCCGAGGGCAGTGTATTTGCCAAGCCCCTACAAGGGCGAATGGTTGATGTATCGGTTGATCAACTGCCACAAAAAGTCTATCGGGACGGGCGCGGCTTTTTCGTTAAAGCCAGTTAA
- a CDS encoding REP-associated tyrosine transposase has translation MTDTTVGSTVGATHSRDFNQSNRDYASLLQTQGSKPHGKELRKRRHSIAGQIYLITTVTQNRRPVFADLFAARLLVQTLRFEQQRHTADTLAYVVMPDHLHWLMTLGPSQPLAKVVQAIKASSAKRIGQPIWQAGYHDHALRKEEDLQAVARYVIANPLRAGLVERIGDYPHWDAIWF, from the coding sequence ATGACGGACACAACGGTAGGATCGACCGTAGGAGCGACGCACAGTCGCGATTTCAACCAGTCAAATCGCGACTATGCGTCGCTCCTACAAACCCAGGGCAGTAAACCGCATGGCAAAGAATTACGCAAACGCCGACATTCTATCGCGGGCCAGATTTACCTGATCACTACCGTTACTCAAAACCGTAGACCGGTTTTTGCCGATCTGTTCGCCGCTCGGCTGCTGGTTCAAACCTTGCGGTTCGAGCAACAGCGGCATACCGCCGATACCTTGGCTTATGTAGTCATGCCGGATCACTTGCATTGGCTGATGACGCTTGGTCCCAGCCAGCCCTTGGCAAAAGTCGTACAGGCTATAAAAGCCTCGTCGGCCAAACGAATCGGCCAGCCTATTTGGCAAGCGGGCTATCACGACCATGCCTTACGCAAGGAAGAAGATTTGCAAGCCGTGGCCCGCTATGTCATCGCCAACCCGTTGCGGGCCGGCTTGGTGGAACGCATCGGCGATTACCCGCATTGGGATGCGATATGGTTTTAA
- the csm2 gene encoding type III-A CRISPR-associated protein Csm2 — MTNEVSSFIQRDDTAKKMIEFADKLALAIKDVSTSQIRNAYGTVKKLEMQTDFTEKSYRELLLLKPKLAYARGRTEFKKRDTFKLLEDALSQAIDAVEVKDRETFKRFCNFFEAILAYHKVYSTK; from the coding sequence ATGACTAACGAAGTTAGCTCTTTTATTCAAAGAGACGATACAGCGAAGAAGATGATCGAGTTTGCCGACAAATTGGCGTTAGCAATCAAAGATGTCAGTACTTCCCAAATAAGAAATGCTTATGGAACGGTAAAAAAATTAGAAATGCAAACGGACTTTACGGAAAAATCCTATCGTGAATTATTGCTTCTGAAACCTAAACTGGCGTATGCCAGGGGGCGAACTGAATTTAAAAAAAGAGACACATTCAAGTTGTTGGAAGATGCGCTATCTCAGGCCATAGATGCTGTGGAAGTCAAGGATAGAGAGACCTTCAAAAGGTTCTGTAATTTTTTTGAAGCCATTTTGGCTTACCACAAAGTTTATAGCACTAAATAA
- a CDS encoding type II toxin-antitoxin system Phd/YefM family antitoxin, which produces MDTINYTTLRNNLASVLDKVNDDHNPVLVTRQNGKPAVILSLEDYKSFEETAYLMASPVNAQRLNQAIAEVEAGNTVNHELIEP; this is translated from the coding sequence ATGGATACCATCAATTACACAACCTTGCGCAACAACCTCGCCAGCGTGCTTGATAAAGTCAACGACGACCATAACCCGGTCTTGGTGACACGGCAAAATGGCAAACCGGCGGTGATCTTGTCGCTGGAAGATTACAAATCCTTCGAGGAAACCGCTTATTTGATGGCCAGCCCGGTCAATGCGCAGCGTTTGAACCAAGCAATTGCGGAAGTGGAAGCCGGTAATACCGTAAACCATGAACTGATAGAACCATGA
- a CDS encoding CRISPR-associated ring nuclease, with protein sequence MPNILLCTLGASWAVIPEAYAFLAPDKLPLYLNHPEQTQLLALKDQYQLQPPDEIWVCTTQGQQTQTSLQTLKAWIDCLPNAPQLRIWQAAQTDQLATQQECAAIRELIVRACLKAHDHASGGQVVLSLAGGRKTMSADMQWAGSLFGCQALLHVISADKLPDELRFAQPATLARTLSADLAQLIMPLIAGQTSRSDLLDISVDGVGPIKTEDYPLDLPAPNQIGLFADTDHRLSQELGKREKASSRLFGNYLLDISRTESHENWRSLYRLPPRRIDQLRTTMLGEKDRQWLLELPKADLHRHLGGCLSLDDQRRVAEAIWQNLTAAERDQALAHCQKLLQQPRWPWNWPKFLKCNSQRSHNTAALLLHASEEQLQENLWQVTEPRVGLKDQHPAGFSAYERPGELSGSALLYHPAAIQPYAQAIAQQAIDEGLAYVELRGSPQKYDPADGLAFLKQFHQALTSLPNPTNIQFRFIVIADRRAEEADLQKTIDMAVQAKRELPDFVVGLDMAGDESRTQPEKIAHLFTPAFAACLPITIHAGEGEAAESIWQAAYHLHADRIGHGLTLNDNENLAQRFRDRNICLELCPSSNREVVGFFDAKFPETEEMPVYPLLALWQKGLPLTLCSDNPGISQTSLADEYLAAARMTDFRLSQWDALAMIKQGFVHAFIPGQEKEKLLKDIDAKLYELLITA encoded by the coding sequence ATGCCAAACATCCTGCTATGTACCCTAGGCGCCAGTTGGGCCGTCATTCCGGAAGCCTACGCCTTTCTGGCGCCGGATAAACTGCCGCTGTACCTCAACCATCCCGAGCAAACGCAATTGCTGGCATTGAAAGACCAATACCAATTACAACCGCCGGATGAGATTTGGGTCTGTACCACCCAAGGCCAGCAAACCCAAACAAGTTTGCAAACCCTGAAAGCCTGGATAGATTGTTTGCCGAATGCACCGCAGTTACGCATCTGGCAAGCCGCGCAAACCGACCAACTCGCCACCCAACAGGAATGCGCTGCCATTCGCGAGTTGATCGTGCGCGCCTGCCTCAAAGCGCATGATCATGCCTCAGGCGGTCAGGTGGTGTTGTCGCTGGCCGGTGGGCGCAAGACCATGAGCGCGGACATGCAATGGGCCGGCAGTCTGTTCGGTTGCCAGGCCTTATTGCATGTGATCAGTGCCGACAAATTGCCCGACGAATTGCGCTTTGCTCAACCCGCCACATTGGCGCGAACCTTAAGCGCGGATTTGGCCCAACTGATCATGCCGCTGATCGCCGGCCAAACCAGCCGCAGCGATTTGCTGGACATCAGCGTCGATGGCGTCGGCCCGATAAAAACCGAGGATTATCCCCTGGATTTGCCTGCGCCAAACCAAATTGGTTTATTCGCAGATACCGATCACCGTCTCAGCCAAGAACTTGGCAAACGCGAAAAAGCCAGCAGCCGCTTGTTCGGTAATTACCTTCTGGACATCAGCCGCACCGAAAGCCACGAAAACTGGCGCAGCCTGTACCGCCTGCCGCCGCGCCGTATCGACCAGCTCAGAACCACGATGCTTGGCGAAAAAGATCGCCAATGGTTGCTTGAATTACCCAAAGCCGATTTGCACCGCCATCTCGGCGGTTGTTTGAGCTTGGATGACCAGCGCAGAGTGGCCGAAGCCATCTGGCAAAACCTAACCGCTGCCGAGCGCGATCAAGCTCTGGCCCATTGTCAAAAACTGCTCCAACAGCCGCGCTGGCCGTGGAACTGGCCCAAATTTCTTAAATGCAATAGCCAACGCAGCCACAACACGGCGGCGCTGCTGCTGCACGCCAGCGAAGAACAACTCCAAGAAAATTTGTGGCAAGTCACCGAACCGCGCGTGGGCTTGAAAGACCAACACCCGGCCGGCTTTTCCGCCTACGAGCGTCCCGGCGAATTGTCCGGTTCGGCTTTGCTTTACCATCCTGCGGCCATTCAGCCCTATGCCCAAGCCATAGCCCAACAAGCGATCGATGAAGGCTTGGCCTATGTCGAATTGCGCGGCAGCCCGCAAAAATATGACCCGGCCGATGGCTTGGCCTTTTTAAAACAATTTCATCAAGCCCTGACAAGCTTGCCAAACCCGACCAACATCCAATTTCGGTTTATCGTCATCGCCGACCGCCGCGCCGAGGAAGCCGACTTGCAAAAAACCATAGACATGGCCGTGCAGGCCAAACGGGAACTGCCCGATTTCGTGGTCGGCTTGGACATGGCCGGCGACGAATCGCGCACCCAACCGGAAAAAATCGCGCATCTGTTCACGCCGGCTTTCGCCGCCTGCCTGCCGATCACCATCCATGCCGGCGAAGGCGAAGCCGCGGAATCCATTTGGCAAGCCGCCTATCATCTGCATGCCGACCGCATAGGCCACGGCCTGACGCTGAACGACAACGAAAACCTGGCCCAGCGCTTTCGTGACCGCAACATTTGTTTGGAACTGTGCCCCAGCTCCAACCGCGAAGTCGTGGGGTTTTTCGATGCTAAATTTCCAGAAACCGAAGAAATGCCGGTCTATCCATTGTTGGCATTGTGGCAAAAAGGCCTACCTTTGACACTTTGCAGCGACAACCCCGGCATCAGCCAAACCAGCTTGGCCGACGAATATTTGGCGGCGGCGCGCATGACCGATTTTAGGCTCAGCCAATGGGATGCCTTGGCCATGATCAAGCAAGGCTTCGTGCATGCCTTCATTCCCGGCCAGGAAAAGGAAAAACTATTGAAAGACATAGACGCCAAGTTATACGAACTATTGATAACCGCCTGA
- the csm3 gene encoding type III-A CRISPR-associated RAMP protein Csm3: MSNQINPKLKSKIFIKGKITALTGLHIGGNSIGMAIGGADKVVVRNPLTNEPYIPGSSLRGKMRSLLERARGDEKHNPSEGGFSLKEGKLEAQAGINPETLLGKLFGVSADKNNGQPTRLMVRDASLTKESKQQLENAPNTDMPMTEVKTEVNIDRITSAANPRQFERVPAGAEFAFELLLTLLEGDDEAQFLNLIREGLELVQHDSLGGHGSRGYGAVEFSVQTLQERTMPQYQKGESAADVNEKLMALFADLQTQNVAIGA; the protein is encoded by the coding sequence ATGAGCAATCAAATCAACCCAAAACTGAAAAGCAAAATTTTCATCAAAGGCAAAATCACAGCACTGACTGGCCTGCATATTGGCGGCAACTCCATTGGCATGGCGATTGGCGGCGCGGATAAAGTTGTGGTCAGAAATCCCTTGACCAATGAGCCGTATATTCCAGGCTCTTCATTACGCGGAAAAATGCGGTCATTATTGGAGCGGGCAAGGGGCGATGAAAAACATAATCCAAGTGAAGGGGGATTCAGCTTAAAAGAAGGCAAACTGGAAGCTCAAGCCGGTATCAATCCTGAAACCCTGCTCGGCAAGCTGTTCGGTGTTTCCGCCGACAAAAACAATGGTCAGCCTACCCGCTTGATGGTGCGTGACGCTAGTTTGACCAAAGAAAGCAAACAACAACTGGAAAACGCTCCAAACACCGACATGCCGATGACCGAGGTCAAAACTGAAGTCAATATCGACCGGATCACCTCGGCAGCCAATCCGCGCCAATTCGAACGGGTACCGGCCGGAGCTGAGTTTGCCTTTGAACTGTTGTTGACCTTGCTGGAAGGGGATGACGAAGCCCAATTTTTAAACCTGATCCGCGAAGGCTTGGAACTGGTGCAACACGACAGCTTGGGAGGACACGGTTCGCGCGGGTATGGAGCGGTTGAGTTTTCGGTGCAAACCTTGCAAGAGCGCACCATGCCGCAGTATCAAAAAGGCGAATCGGCGGCTGACGTTAACGAAAAACTGATGGCGCTGTTCGCCGACTTGCAAACTCAAAACGTCGCCATCGGAGCCTGA
- a CDS encoding IS1380 family transposase, with protein MKRFILEQSETEFYTSHSGLALVGLCLNQYGQLNQALEKGIPLRHGIAHADIIKSYIGTLSLGKSDFEAIENHRDDDYFKAALAIHQVPSSARLRQRLDEHADALLPIIYQSNLDFLAHAQVPVTPLATGHVALDIDVYPMNNEKTCKEGVSRTYKGFDGYAPIALYLGKEGWCIGNELREGKQHCQYEFRYALERGLAAAKRLTTLPLLVRLDGGHDALDNRIDLHEADQVDFIIKWNPRKQDADAWLAYAEQHGQWTTPREGKRVALFSVMEQHTRNGKTYTCRRVMQITERTITAQGQALVLPDIEIEGWWTSLPVADYDDAMVIALYRDHATAEQFHSEFKTDLDIERLPSGKFATNDLIMSLSAYSYNILRWIGLIGLLGEQSPVRHPAKRRRIKTVIQELMYLAARLIRSGHRLKLRFSQSCPGFIAFESTYAKLAAG; from the coding sequence ATGAAGCGGTTTATCCTGGAGCAATCTGAAACTGAATTTTATACCAGCCATTCTGGATTAGCCTTGGTCGGTTTATGTTTGAATCAATATGGCCAGCTCAATCAGGCGCTGGAAAAAGGTATTCCGCTACGGCACGGTATTGCTCACGCCGATATTATCAAAAGCTATATAGGCACCCTTAGCCTGGGCAAAAGCGACTTCGAAGCCATCGAAAACCATCGCGACGACGACTATTTCAAAGCCGCGCTCGCCATTCATCAAGTACCCTCCAGCGCCCGCCTCAGACAGCGACTGGATGAACACGCCGACGCCTTATTACCGATCATTTATCAAAGCAACCTCGATTTTCTGGCTCACGCCCAGGTGCCGGTAACGCCGTTAGCCACAGGCCATGTCGCGTTGGATATCGATGTTTACCCCATGAACAACGAAAAAACCTGCAAAGAAGGCGTCTCCCGAACCTACAAAGGTTTTGACGGCTACGCCCCGATTGCCCTCTATCTGGGTAAAGAGGGCTGGTGTATTGGTAATGAACTGCGCGAAGGCAAGCAGCATTGCCAATACGAATTCCGCTATGCGCTGGAGCGCGGACTCGCCGCCGCGAAACGTTTGACGACTTTGCCTTTGTTGGTCCGGCTGGATGGCGGTCACGACGCGCTCGACAATCGCATCGACTTACACGAAGCCGATCAGGTCGATTTCATCATCAAATGGAACCCGCGTAAACAAGATGCCGACGCCTGGCTGGCCTACGCCGAACAACACGGCCAGTGGACCACACCGCGCGAAGGCAAACGCGTGGCCTTGTTCAGTGTCATGGAGCAACACACTCGCAACGGTAAAACCTATACCTGTCGCAGGGTCATGCAAATCACCGAGCGCACCATCACGGCTCAAGGCCAAGCCCTCGTGCTACCGGATATCGAAATCGAAGGCTGGTGGACCAGTCTGCCGGTGGCCGATTACGACGATGCCATGGTTATTGCCCTCTATCGCGACCATGCCACCGCTGAACAATTCCACAGCGAATTCAAGACCGATCTGGATATCGAGCGCCTGCCATCCGGCAAGTTTGCCACCAACGACCTGATCATGAGCCTCAGCGCCTATAGCTACAACATCCTGCGCTGGATAGGCCTGATCGGCTTGCTGGGCGAACAAAGCCCGGTCAGGCATCCTGCCAAGCGGCGGCGTATCAAAACCGTGATCCAGGAACTGATGTATCTGGCCGCGCGACTCATCCGTAGCGGGCACCGGCTGAAGCTGCGCTTTTCACAGAGCTGTCCCGGTTTCATCGCTTTTGAATCCACCTACGCCAAACTCGCCGCCGGCTAG
- a CDS encoding TIGR02710 family CRISPR-associated CARF protein: MTNILICTVGGSHQPIVSAINDMRPDHVVFICTDKDPATGQPGSRTQIDGKGHCIKASPKDAAPSLPNIPSQTGLAADQYQTVLTLSDDLDRIYLDCTLAIDQVMQRFPAARVVADYTGGTKSMSAGLVMAAVERPDIDLQLVTGSRTDLIKVQDGSQFADKADCERIRYRRLTEPYRRAWHRYAYSEAWAGLADFRPPKGLRNEYTRFRELSRAFAEWDNFNHALTLNILQPYAPSLPDTMKTYIGMAMRLNDQNQGKREAARLFDLYRNAERHAAQGRYDDAVSRVYRLIEWTAQWLLETQCGIQTGDIKPEQVPETMVLKANRNGIIQVGLFEAWQLVKLKTQGAAARFIAEQENTLLNHTKIRNASILAHGFTPIKLTEWQIIHSWLEQYFMPMLLEESSKVGIKQMPPQLPSGYES, encoded by the coding sequence ATGACCAACATCCTCATCTGCACCGTCGGCGGCAGCCACCAACCCATCGTCAGCGCCATCAACGACATGCGCCCGGACCATGTCGTGTTCATCTGCACCGACAAGGACCCGGCCACCGGCCAACCGGGGTCACGGACCCAAATCGACGGCAAGGGCCATTGCATCAAGGCCAGCCCCAAGGATGCCGCGCCGTCATTGCCCAACATTCCCAGCCAAACCGGGCTGGCCGCCGATCAATATCAAACCGTGCTGACGCTGTCCGACGACCTCGACCGCATTTATCTCGATTGCACACTGGCCATAGACCAAGTCATGCAACGCTTTCCGGCAGCCAGAGTCGTAGCCGACTACACCGGCGGCACCAAGTCCATGAGCGCCGGGCTGGTGATGGCGGCTGTCGAAAGGCCGGACATCGACCTACAGCTCGTTACCGGCAGCCGCACGGATTTGATCAAAGTCCAGGACGGCTCGCAGTTTGCCGACAAGGCCGATTGCGAACGCATCCGCTACCGCCGTTTGACCGAGCCCTATCGGCGCGCCTGGCACCGTTACGCCTACAGTGAAGCGTGGGCGGGCCTGGCCGATTTCAGGCCGCCCAAAGGCCTGCGCAACGAATACACCCGCTTTCGGGAACTGAGCCGCGCCTTTGCAGAATGGGACAATTTCAACCATGCCCTGACCTTGAACATCTTGCAGCCTTATGCGCCCAGCCTGCCGGACACGATGAAAACCTACATCGGCATGGCGATGCGCCTCAACGATCAAAACCAAGGCAAACGCGAAGCGGCCCGGCTGTTTGATCTTTACCGCAACGCCGAACGCCACGCCGCCCAAGGCCGTTACGACGACGCGGTTTCAAGGGTTTACCGGCTGATCGAATGGACGGCCCAATGGCTGCTGGAAACCCAATGCGGTATCCAAACCGGCGACATCAAACCGGAGCAAGTCCCGGAAACCATGGTCTTAAAAGCCAACCGCAACGGCATCATTCAAGTGGGTTTGTTCGAGGCCTGGCAACTGGTCAAGCTCAAAACCCAAGGCGCCGCTGCCCGCTTTATCGCGGAACAGGAAAACACCCTGCTCAATCACACCAAGATTCGCAACGCTTCGATTTTGGCGCATGGTTTTACGCCCATCAAACTGACGGAATGGCAGATCATCCACAGCTGGCTGGAGCAATATTTCATGCCGATGCTGCTGGAGGAATCATCAAAAGTCGGCATCAAGCAAATGCCGCCGCAATTGCCGAGTGGTTACGAAAGCTAA
- the csm5 gene encoding type III-A CRISPR-associated RAMP protein Csm5 encodes MKGINQTVKLGLEIITPTQSGSGAELFKELDYIERDQMAFIVDQQASFNAVASGNLALNAQLLSGNRLSDWATAAGQDFGYRLPWLSSTAKVPEKFREQLKDAMNRPYLPGSAIKGAIRTALIAEWLRSTPPNSFDHLLPQKDRFGKAPSKQWAAKKLMDEITGKTANQDIFRSFKVKDTLFVDADLRLADIRWLNETRWRSMTKKKSFDNWHDGDGIYAEVLQPSALGLMTLNWDGFLLSDVSKWQQATAISNIAPKGYDDLRQRLNQHAKYRLEREIQFYKKQGKAAPEQECQRILSMIQQDQHSAYLQMSWGSGWRGMTGDWASDNLVEQFRQLYPRDLGRPEKIFPKTRRLVVSGEPKLPMGWVRLMPFAMVAEKLVKQHTQQQATAAQSAWVNQKLAQIAQQNRSSEKDALRGKALAEAWQALPNGEEKQAALADIKRRWQSEDWWEQPNGKSVKLAKAIYEQG; translated from the coding sequence ATGAAAGGTATCAATCAAACAGTCAAATTGGGTCTGGAAATCATCACCCCCACGCAATCCGGTTCCGGTGCTGAACTGTTCAAAGAGCTGGATTACATCGAGCGCGACCAAATGGCCTTTATCGTCGATCAACAAGCCAGCTTCAATGCCGTGGCTTCCGGTAACCTGGCATTGAATGCGCAACTGTTATCGGGCAATCGTTTAAGCGATTGGGCAACAGCGGCGGGTCAGGATTTTGGCTACCGATTACCATGGTTGAGCAGCACGGCAAAAGTACCGGAGAAGTTTCGCGAACAGCTCAAGGACGCCATGAACCGGCCTTATTTACCGGGATCAGCGATCAAGGGCGCGATTCGCACGGCGTTGATTGCGGAGTGGTTGCGAAGTACGCCACCGAATAGTTTTGATCACTTACTTCCCCAAAAAGACAGGTTCGGAAAGGCACCCTCGAAGCAATGGGCAGCTAAAAAACTGATGGATGAAATCACAGGCAAAACTGCTAACCAAGACATCTTCCGCTCATTTAAAGTCAAAGACACATTATTTGTTGATGCAGATTTACGTTTGGCCGACATACGTTGGTTAAACGAAACTCGCTGGCGCAGCATGACCAAAAAGAAAAGTTTTGATAATTGGCATGATGGCGATGGCATTTATGCCGAAGTATTACAGCCATCTGCACTAGGATTGATGACCTTGAATTGGGACGGCTTCTTACTGAGTGACGTCAGCAAATGGCAGCAGGCCACAGCAATTTCCAATATTGCGCCAAAAGGCTACGACGACTTGCGCCAACGCCTCAACCAACACGCCAAATATCGCTTGGAACGCGAAATTCAGTTTTATAAAAAACAAGGCAAAGCGGCACCAGAGCAAGAATGCCAACGGATTTTAAGCATGATCCAACAGGACCAACATTCCGCCTACCTGCAAATGTCCTGGGGTAGCGGTTGGCGAGGGATGACAGGAGATTGGGCTTCAGATAATCTCGTCGAACAATTTAGGCAACTCTATCCGAGGGATCTTGGTCGCCCAGAGAAGATTTTTCCAAAAACCCGCCGCTTAGTAGTTTCCGGCGAACCCAAGCTTCCCATGGGTTGGGTACGGTTAATGCCATTCGCAATGGTAGCCGAAAAGCTGGTAAAACAGCATACCCAACAACAAGCCACCGCAGCACAATCGGCTTGGGTAAACCAAAAGCTGGCGCAAATTGCCCAGCAAAATCGCAGCTCAGAAAAAGATGCGTTACGCGGCAAGGCTCTGGCCGAAGCTTGGCAGGCGCTACCAAATGGCGAAGAAAAGCAAGCGGCGCTAGCAGATATCAAACGGCGCTGGCAATCGGAAGATTGGTGGGAACAGCCAAACGGCAAATCCGTAAAGCTGGCCAAGGCCATTTATGAGCAAGGTTAA